TTGTGTATCTTGACTGAGATATACCCTACCGTCCATTCCGATGATACTGTATGTAAAGGCTCCTTCCAGTCCTTCTATTTTCACAAAATTATTTACCGGATTGGGATAGACCTGAAGACCTACTTGAGAATCAGTAGATAAGGTTACCTGCTCTTCCAACACCCCCACAGTGGTACTTTCCGTTGCTGAACCTCCATAGCTATCAGATACCGTAAGTACTACGTCAAATGTCCCAACTTGCTCAAAACTATGAGTGACCTGCACACCTTCTCCCGTATTTCCATCGCCAAAATCCCAGTCATATGAAAGTTCGTGTCCTTCAGGATCAACAGTAGTTGAAGCGTCAAAATCAACTGTGAGTACCAAAAATCCAGACGTGGCTGAAGAGGTAAAAGCGGCTATTGGATTCTGGTTAACAGAAACAGAAACAGACAAACTAGCCGTACTACTGGCCTCTCCATCTGAAACCATCAATACTACCTCATACTCACCTTCGGTATCATAAGCATGACTAACTGACTCACCAGATTCACTATTGCCGTCACCAAAATCCCAAGTGTAAGTCAGAGGATCTCCATCTCTGTCAGAAGAACCTGACGCATCAAAAGTAAATGTCTGACCAATAACCCCATCCTCAATATCAACAGTCGCACTGGCCTGAGGAGCCTGGTTTTCGGTATCGGTCGATTGTGTAACATAATAACCATTCTGAACCCAGGTTACGTTGCTCAAAGTACCGGTGTATACCTGTGCTACGTCAGTTGTTGTATTTCCAGCCCCCTCATTGAAAGCCCATGCAGCGATTAAATCATCAGATGCTTCTTCGATAATCGTATCCTTAAGCAGCAAGACTTCACCCGACTTAATTGCGGTATTCCATAACCTTACATTGTCAATTTTTCCAGTAAACCCACGATCTCTGTATTCAGAACCTTCACCAACTGTAAAAGCAGTTGTAGAGACTCCTACTGCATTGGTGTTATATGCTTTGGCCATTTCAGAACCATTAATGTATAGTCTCAGCGTATCCTCGGCATAAGTACCCACCACATGAGACCACTTTCCAGAATCCAGGGCATTGTCTCCTGAGTTGATCAGATTCCAGTTTCCACTCCCTCCAAAATAAAAGTCAACACCGTATGTACCGGCCATTCTTAAAGTGATACCATTTGGCCCATCTGTTCCATTTTCACCTGAAACGATATATCCGTTGTTATTTTCAAATGGGCACACCATCGCTTCAATAGTGAAAGGAGCAGCAGGAGATAAAGATGCATTCACACCAAAGTCCACCAAACTTGGCGTCTGGCTTTTATCAAAAACTAATGAAAAGTCCTCCTTTAAAGATACTCGGGTAACTGAGTTGCCTAAAGTTGCTGCATAGGCACCACCAGCACTTGAAGCTGTGCTTCCAGATACTTCATTAAACAACCACGCAGCGATTAAACCCGTCTCTGTACCGGCTGGTTCTTCAAACAAACTTTCTTTGATGGCCGTCTCTGAGCGAGCTTCAGACCATATCTGCACATTGTCAATAATACCTGTAAATCGTCTTTCCTTCCATGTAGCACCCTCTCCTATAATCAGATTCTGGGTTGAGGTAATCATTGGCTCAGCTGGTTGATTGGATGTGACCGAATCTCCATTCATCAAAAGTACCAGGTCGGTACCATCATAGGTAGCCGCCACGTGTGTCCATGTTTTCAAAGGAACTGTAACTTCTCCACTGTTAATGGTATGCCATCCAGGAATACCGTGAACAAACTCTACAGCGTCATTTGTTGACATCCGAAACGAAAATCCTTTTTGATCATCCTCAGTAGCCATAATGTAGCCATTAGTATTGGCAGCTTCCAGATAAATCCATGCCTGATAGGTGTAACTTCCTTCAGTGAGATAATCGTCATTATAACCTGCATCAACATAACTATCAGTGTTGCTTGCATTCAATTTGACTGCTCCATTCTGGCCTAAAGCCGAAATAGCTATGGTGCAAAAGAGTAAAAGTAAGTAGGTATGTCTCATATAGGTTTTAGTTTAATTGATGCTAATTATTCTCCATTTTAGTTATTAAGTCCAAATGTTCAGACATATCAAATGTAATAAATATTTTTTACAAATCAATATCCTGAATTGCGATTATTGCAATACGTAGCCCCATAGAGATCTCCGTATTGCCTTATTCTAATTCCCATCATAAAGCTCCTTCTGAGGACTACTTCCCATCTCAATGATAATATGAGCTCCATTTTTCAATCGTTCATAAGGAATTTGGCTTTCCGTAAATAGTGATCCGTCAATGTTAATGGACTGGATGTACATATTGTCCTTGCTGTTATTACTTGCTTCTATAGTTAGTTCGTTGGAAGCACCTGTCTGAATTTCGATTTTGTCAAAAATTGGGCTTCCAAACTGGAATGTTGGTTCTGTCTCAATCAAACCTTTCACATCAAACAGTCCCATGGCAGCCATGACATACCAGGCACCTAACTGACCCTGATCTTCATCCTGACCATAGCCATAACCATGCACAGGCCCTGTTCCATAAAACTCATCACAGATCCGTCGGACCCATTTTTGCGTCAACCACGGATGATCAGTGTAATTAAACAACCACGGGATATGTAGATTCGGTTGGTTACCCTGATTGTAGAGGTACGTCAGGCCTGCAAAAGCATCTATTTCTTCTCCTCCGAACTTTGTCTTTTCTGAAACGGTAAAGATGGAATCCAGCCGATCTACGAATTTCCTTTCACCCATTCTGGAAATGAGTGCTTCGGGATCATGCGGCACATAGAAGGTATACTGCCAGGCGTTTCCTTCCTGGAAACCTATCCATGGCGCGAAGGTGTCAAAATCCTCAATGAACTCACCGGAAGGCATGATAGGCCGCACAAAATCAATCTCATCATCATAAAAGTTCTTCCATTTATCTGCCAGAGCCATTAACTCTTCATATTCGTCATCCTTACCGAGTGCTTTAGCAAACTGCGCAACTGAATATGCACTGTAAGCATACTCCAGTGAATGCGAAACGGAAAAACCTGAACCTTCTGAGGTGGTATTCCAGCCAGGTACATAAGCGACGTACCCATTTTTAACAAAACCTTCCAAATCGGTCTTACCAGCACCCTCTATTCGGTTCTGATAGGCCACTTCGTTTTTGTACGCCGCCTCGAAAGCCAGTTCCACATCATAGTCCCGAATACCACACTGATAGGCCGATGCGATAATCAGACTTACGAAGTTGGTACCAACCCCTGAGACAAATTTCGAATTGGCGATACCATCACCCAACCAGCCTGAGTTTTTATAAACAGCGAGGTGCGTTTGCACAAAGTCATTGTAGTATTCTGGCCATGCCAAAGCCCATAGCTGTGTCAGGTTCCAGTATGCACCCCAGACCGCATCTGTATTATAAAAGTTAAACGCTGGCTCACCAGACTCTTTCAATGGGATACTCCCAATAGATCCATCATTCTGTGGAAAGCTACCATCTACATCACTTGCAAGTCCTCGACCTAATAGAGCATGGTACAAACCAGTGTAAAATTTGGTTTTATCCTCTTCGTTCGAACCAGAAACCTTTATTTTATTCAGTTCTTCTGCCCAAACTTCCTGAGCAGCAAGCAGCGCATCCTCAAATGTCAGATCCGCTGCTTCTGCATCTAAATTTTCCCTGGCATTTTCAATGGATGTGAATGAAAAACCTGCTTTAATTCCAATGGACTCATCTTCCTCTGTAGCATACTTAAAGTATATGCCTGCTCCTTTTCCTGAAATACTCGCTTCACCTTCATAAGCCTCTTCGTTTCTAAATGTACCAATAGCGTCAGGGTTTCGATCCAGAACCCCTGAAAAATACATTCTGACTTCACCTCCAGCCTGATATTTCTTCACATACTCAGGGTAAGTAATCACCCAGCCTTCTACTTGTCCATCTCCTACATAGCGCACCATCGCATCCTTCACCTTACCACTTTCTCCTAGCTGGTTACCAATATCCAGAAGAATATATGAATCCCTGGATTGAGGAAAGGTATATTTTTGATAACCTACCCTTTTGGTGGCGGTAAGCTCTGCTGTTACACCATAGTCTTTGAGCAACACCCTGTAGTAACCAGGTGAAGCCTCTTCATCCTTCTTATCAAACCTGGAACGATATCCACCATCAGGATCATCCAAAGTACCTGGGATGGTCCTTAGATCACCGGTCATGGCGGTAAACAATAGTCCTCCCACCTGAAACTCATGAAGGTTCGCAAATCCTTCAATACTCTCATGACGTGAATCATACCCTACAGCTTCCCATCCTTGTTCATTACCATAGCTACCATCAGTAGATGGGCCTAGCTTGGCCATCCCAAAAGGAACGGCTGCTGGCGTATAAAAAAACCATCGACTGTGAGCTGTCCCAATATTTGGATCTACATAATCCAGAACGGACGCTTTAGCTTCTTGAGTAGGAGCTGATTGCGGAACATTGCAAGAGAAAGCCACAACAACCAGAAATAAGTATAAAATATTTTTCATGAGTACTAGTGTTTTTTTAAAATAAATGAAGAACCAAAAACGTATAGCGCACAGATCAGAAGCACTACAAAGCTTAAAGAAGCCCCCAACATTTTATTGACGAGCCCCATGACCGGAGGTATTACAGCTCCACCAACCACAGCCATTATCATTAAGGCTGATATTTCATTTGACCGCTCTGGAAGCTTGTTGATCGTTAGTGAAAATACGAGTGGAAAGAGATTGCCAGAAACCAGACCAATCAATGCAATTGACACAATAGCCAGACTGGATGATGGCGAAACCATTAATAAAATGATGAATAAGCACGAAAGCAAAGCTGACCAAACTAGGAATGAGAAGTTCTTTACTTTAGCCAGTAAAATTGCCCCGAAGAACCTACTGACCATCAGCGCAAAAAAGTAAACACTTATACCGAGAGATGCCTTCTCAAGGGTCAAACCAAACTTTTGAACCAGTAGGTTTTGAATGTTGGTGTTCATACCCACATCCAGACCTACGATTAGAAAGATGGACACCACCATTGACAGGACCAATGGGTTCCGAAGGAGCTTGAGACTTGAACTGAAAGAAGCTTTTTGTGTGGTTTGGGCCTCTTCAATATTCACCATTATCAACCATGTGCCAGAGATAATGGAGACTGCACCATAAACAAGGAAAACATGCTTCCAGTCACCAAACCTCGTCACCATTATGGTCACAATGAGAGGCCCAATCAATGAACTGATTGCTTTGATGAATTGTGATAAACTCATAAAGCTGGAGAATTTACTCTCCGGGACAGCATCTTTTAGTAGTGGATTAGAAGCAACTTGAATTACTGTATTTCCAACACCGAGAAATAAAAATGATAGCAAAAGCGTAGGGTAAGAATAATGGATAAATGGCACAAACATTCCCAAGGAGGTTAGGAAAACACCTGTTATCAAGATTCTTTTCTTGCCTAATCGGCTCTGCAATACTCCAACCGGGATCGACAGAACAAAAAACCAAACGAATACCATGGATGGGATCAACTGAGCCATGTCCGGTGTCAGGCTAAAATCTCGCTGAGCATAACCTGTAGAAACACCGACAATGTCTACAAAACCCATAACGATATAGGATAAAAGGACAGGTGCTATTAATTTGATTGATTGACCTCTCATTAGTTCATCAGTTTGAGCGTAGTTGATAACTCGGAATAATAGCCCTTCTCGAAAAGGCTTACCCCTCCGATTAGGGCAGCATTTTCATTGAGTTTCGATACAGTTATTTTAATTTCAGGTAATTGCTCCTGAAGTTTATCCCCAAAATATTCAAAGGCCTTAGAGATGTTCCCACCGAGAATCAACACTTCGGCATTAAATAGAGAAAGGTGAGGTTTCAGGAACTTCCCTAGTTCTGAGCCGAAATCTTGGAACACCTCATATGCAGTTGTGTTTTCTTTAGCCATTTGATATATATCCAGTACAGAATCAACTTTCTTGCCTGTCAGTTGATTAAATGAATTGATCAGACCCCTGGTAGAAAACAGATCGTCGGCCATATGTCCGTCAAAGTATTTATCATACAAGACACCTTGCTCTGGAACGTTAGGCCCATTGACAATAGGCTGTCCATCAATCAAAAAGCAAGAACCGAAACCAGTCCCCAACGTTATAGCGACACATCTCCTAAAAGTGGACGCTTCTCCAAATTTTGCTTCTCCGATTGAAAACGAAGCTGCGTCATTGATAAACCGAATTTTATCGCCTGGTAGATTTAACCGCGAGGAAAGTTCTTCTCTTATGTTTACCTCATACAGTGAGTCAAACTTCTGCACACCCTTGATTAAACAGATTCCATTGTAATAGTCAAACGGCCCTGGTACTGCCAAACCAATACCTTCTACATGAGCTACTCCGCTGATCGACATGGTCCGCTGAATCGCTTCAGTCCATTGAGATAATATTTCTGATTTAGAAGCTCCATTGTCAACCGGAAGTGTAACAATAGTATTTTTCATTAATTGTTTGTTCATATGTTCAAACATTCCAGAGGTTATGTGACTACCTCCTATATCTACTCCTATGCTATACATCATTATCGTCTGATTTCTATTGTGTAGGTAAACATGTCTGACCGATAGTAACCAATATTGTACTCCAATGGTCTATTTCCTGGATCTGACACATATCGCTCTCTAATGAGGATGGGGTCATTTTCCCCTATCTTCAACTTCTTCGCCTTACTTCCCGCTAAACCAGCCTTAATATTCTCTTTCGAAATAGCTGGTATGGAATGATAATCCCGCTCAAGAATATCGTATAGTGGCTTACTGAAATCTTCATTACCTGTTAGACCTATACGGGGCTGGAAATAACTTTCAAAATAAACAAGAGGTTCTTCTGTGCCTTTAAGTCTGGAAAGTTTCAGAACCTTAAATCCCGGATCAACATTCAGAAAATTACTAATTCTCTCTGAAACAACGACCCACTCAACTTCCAGTTCAAGGTTCCTAAAGGGTATTCCCTTTGAACTCATCTCCTGAGTGAAGCTATGCCACTCCCCCAGGTTGGTACTTATTTCTCTTTTAGCGACTTTTGTTCCCACTCCCTTCTTCCGAAATATTAAACCTTCATACTCGAGTTTGTTGGTGGCTTGTCGCACTGTATTTCTAGAAACTCCTAAAAGTTTAGATAACTCAACCTCCTTTGGCAAGAATGCACCATTGGTATAATTGGGATGATCAATCAGATCTCTCAATAATTTCTCCACTTGTAGGTGAAGAGGTACAGGACTGCTATGATCTACTTTTAAATCCAATTAAATAATCTAATATGTTTATTTGTTCAAACATAATGAATAGTTCAAGAATACACCAATTTCACTATTCATATTTACACATATCGTAACAATTCATTCAGATAGATACAAAACCAACAAAATAATGAGGTATTAATTAATACTGATTCAACTTATTGACTAGAAGCTTTGGACAATCTCTGATCCCCTAGTATTCCCTTCAGTTTCTTCATATCCTGGCTTACCTTTTCCAGTCTCGGTGCGATCTACGATACCGAAACCGCTTAAGCCAATTGAGTACCTCTCATCCTCCTTATGAGCTGAATTTCGACCTTTGTCCACTACCTTTATGAATCAGATTCTGATCAGTAAAAGGGAGAGAACCCGCAGACAACACTAATTCCATGAACAAAAACATCAAAAGGCTGCTGTACATCATCATTGCCCTGGTCATACTTGGCTTGATTGCCTATCCGAAAATCCCAAAGGGTGGTGATAAAGCTAACAAAGCTGTGCAAGCTGCAAGTGGCCCCCAGATCACCGTAGATGCCGTTATTCTAAAGAAAGAGCAACTCAAAAACCAGGTAAATACCACCGGGAGCCTGCTGGCAGATGAGTCAGTGACTTTGAATGCGGAAGTAGCGGGCAAAATAGAAGCCATCTCCTTCACGGAGGGGCAAAAAGTGAAAAAGGGTGAACTCCTGCTCAAACTAAATGACGAGGAGATTCTCGCAGAGATAGAAAAGCTTCGATTTACAGTAAAACTGAATGAAGACAACGAGTTTCGTCAGCGTCAACTATTGGAAAAGGAAGCCATCAGTAGTGAAGAATATGAAACTGCCCTCACCACCCTCAACACGGTAAGGTCAGAGATTAAGGTTTTACAGGCCAGGCTTGAAAAGCATTATATCCGGGCACCCTTTGATGGGACGGTAGGCCTTCGAAGTATCTCCGAAGGCGGTTACCTCAACCCCGGGACGCGTGTAGCTGAACTTTACAAAATCAACCCAATCAAACTGGAATTCACCATCCCCAGCAAGTACATTGGAGTGGTCAATGTGGGAGACCGGATAGACTTCACGGTGGATGCATATGATCAAAGCTTTGGGGGTACCATCTATGCCATTGAGCCACAGATAGACCCACAGACCAGGAGTATTCGCTTGAGAGCAAAAGCTGATAACACGGGTGGGAAGCTTTTTCCGGGACAGTTTGCCCGGATCAGCTTGACGCTGGAGGTCATTGAGGATGCCCTGCTGGTGCCCTCAGAAGCGGTAATTCCTGAACTCAATGGAAAAAAGGTCTATTTGTACCGTGAAGGTGTGGTCAACTCAAAGCAGGTGACCTCTGGTATCCGTACGGAAAACAGGTTGCAGATTATAAGTGGCCTCAATGAAGGAGACACCGTAATCTCCAGCGGGATTCTTCAGATCGGTCAGGGGATGGAAGTAAACCTCAACATCAAATAGCCATGGCCAGCATCTCTAACATCAGTATAGAACGCCCTGTATTAGCCATCGTGATGTCAGTGATCATCATTTTGTTTGGTGTCATTGGATTCAACTTTCTGGGCGTACGGGAATACCCGAGTGTGGATCCCCCGGTTATCACGGTTTCTACCAGCTACACCGGGGCCAGTGCAGATGTCATCGAAACCCAGATCACAGAGCCTCTGGAAGAATCGATCAATGGAATAGATGGCATCAAAACCCTCTCCTCGATCAGCGCGGATGGTCGCAGTACCATCACCGTCGAGTTTAATCTGGAAGTAGACCTGGAAGCAGCCGCCAACGACGTGCGCGACAAAGTATCCCGGGCCATCAGAAACCTCCCCCCGGATGCAGATCCGCCTATTGTGACCAAAGCAGATGCCGATTCCAGCCCAATCATTGCCCTCAGGATATTCAGCGAGAAGCGCAACCTGTTGGAAATGACAGAAATAGCAGACAACATTTTCAAAGAAACTTTTCAGACCATACCTGGTGTAAGTGAAGTCAGAATCTGGGGTGAAAAGAAATATTCCATCCGGCTCTGGATGGACCCTGATAAGCTGGCTGCCTATCGCCTTACCCCTCTGGATATTCTGAACTCTGTGGGTGACCAAAACATCGAACTCCCCTCCGGACGAATCGAAGGATCGGCCACAGAACTTACCGTGCGGACTTTCGGACGATTATCCTCCCCTGAGGAATTCAATGACCTGATTTTAAAGGAGTCTGACAATGACATTGTGCGATTCAGAGATATTGGCAGAGCC
This Marinoscillum sp. 108 DNA region includes the following protein-coding sequences:
- a CDS encoding LamG-like jellyroll fold domain-containing protein; the encoded protein is MRHTYLLLLFCTIAISALGQNGAVKLNASNTDSYVDAGYNDDYLTEGSYTYQAWIYLEAANTNGYIMATEDDQKGFSFRMSTNDAVEFVHGIPGWHTINSGEVTVPLKTWTHVAATYDGTDLVLLMNGDSVTSNQPAEPMITSTQNLIIGEGATWKERRFTGIIDNVQIWSEARSETAIKESLFEEPAGTETGLIAAWLFNEVSGSTASSAGGAYAATLGNSVTRVSLKEDFSLVFDKSQTPSLVDFGVNASLSPAAPFTIEAMVCPFENNNGYIVSGENGTDGPNGITLRMAGTYGVDFYFGGSGNWNLINSGDNALDSGKWSHVVGTYAEDTLRLYINGSEMAKAYNTNAVGVSTTAFTVGEGSEYRDRGFTGKIDNVRLWNTAIKSGEVLLLKDTIIEEASDDLIAAWAFNEGAGNTTTDVAQVYTGTLSNVTWVQNGYYVTQSTDTENQAPQASATVDIEDGVIGQTFTFDASGSSDRDGDPLTYTWDFGDGNSESGESVSHAYDTEGEYEVVLMVSDGEASSTASLSVSVSVNQNPIAAFTSSATSGFLVLTVDFDASTTVDPEGHELSYDWDFGDGNTGEGVQVTHSFEQVGTFDVVLTVSDSYGGSATESTTVGVLEEQVTLSTDSQVGLQVYPNPVNNFVKIEGLEGAFTYSIIGMDGRVYLSQDTQQTSLNISHLPKGMYLIEISNDKVNISQKVLKQ
- a CDS encoding GH92 family glycosyl hydrolase, with amino-acid sequence MKNILYLFLVVVAFSCNVPQSAPTQEAKASVLDYVDPNIGTAHSRWFFYTPAAVPFGMAKLGPSTDGSYGNEQGWEAVGYDSRHESIEGFANLHEFQVGGLLFTAMTGDLRTIPGTLDDPDGGYRSRFDKKDEEASPGYYRVLLKDYGVTAELTATKRVGYQKYTFPQSRDSYILLDIGNQLGESGKVKDAMVRYVGDGQVEGWVITYPEYVKKYQAGGEVRMYFSGVLDRNPDAIGTFRNEEAYEGEASISGKGAGIYFKYATEEDESIGIKAGFSFTSIENARENLDAEAADLTFEDALLAAQEVWAEELNKIKVSGSNEEDKTKFYTGLYHALLGRGLASDVDGSFPQNDGSIGSIPLKESGEPAFNFYNTDAVWGAYWNLTQLWALAWPEYYNDFVQTHLAVYKNSGWLGDGIANSKFVSGVGTNFVSLIIASAYQCGIRDYDVELAFEAAYKNEVAYQNRIEGAGKTDLEGFVKNGYVAYVPGWNTTSEGSGFSVSHSLEYAYSAYSVAQFAKALGKDDEYEELMALADKWKNFYDDEIDFVRPIMPSGEFIEDFDTFAPWIGFQEGNAWQYTFYVPHDPEALISRMGERKFVDRLDSIFTVSEKTKFGGEEIDAFAGLTYLYNQGNQPNLHIPWLFNYTDHPWLTQKWVRRICDEFYGTGPVHGYGYGQDEDQGQLGAWYVMAAMGLFDVKGLIETEPTFQFGSPIFDKIEIQTGASNELTIEASNNSKDNMYIQSINIDGSLFTESQIPYERLKNGAHIIIEMGSSPQKELYDGN
- a CDS encoding sugar MFS transporter, with protein sequence MRGQSIKLIAPVLLSYIVMGFVDIVGVSTGYAQRDFSLTPDMAQLIPSMVFVWFFVLSIPVGVLQSRLGKKRILITGVFLTSLGMFVPFIHYSYPTLLLSFLFLGVGNTVIQVASNPLLKDAVPESKFSSFMSLSQFIKAISSLIGPLIVTIMVTRFGDWKHVFLVYGAVSIISGTWLIMVNIEEAQTTQKASFSSSLKLLRNPLVLSMVVSIFLIVGLDVGMNTNIQNLLVQKFGLTLEKASLGISVYFFALMVSRFFGAILLAKVKNFSFLVWSALLSCLFIILLMVSPSSSLAIVSIALIGLVSGNLFPLVFSLTINKLPERSNEISALMIMAVVGGAVIPPVMGLVNKMLGASLSFVVLLICALYVFGSSFILKKH
- a CDS encoding ROK family protein, whose product is MMYSIGVDIGGSHITSGMFEHMNKQLMKNTIVTLPVDNGASKSEILSQWTEAIQRTMSISGVAHVEGIGLAVPGPFDYYNGICLIKGVQKFDSLYEVNIREELSSRLNLPGDKIRFINDAASFSIGEAKFGEASTFRRCVAITLGTGFGSCFLIDGQPIVNGPNVPEQGVLYDKYFDGHMADDLFSTRGLINSFNQLTGKKVDSVLDIYQMAKENTTAYEVFQDFGSELGKFLKPHLSLFNAEVLILGGNISKAFEYFGDKLQEQLPEIKITVSKLNENAALIGGVSLFEKGYYSELSTTLKLMN
- a CDS encoding GntR family transcriptional regulator; protein product: MDLKVDHSSPVPLHLQVEKLLRDLIDHPNYTNGAFLPKEVELSKLLGVSRNTVRQATNKLEYEGLIFRKKGVGTKVAKREISTNLGEWHSFTQEMSSKGIPFRNLELEVEWVVVSERISNFLNVDPGFKVLKLSRLKGTEEPLVYFESYFQPRIGLTGNEDFSKPLYDILERDYHSIPAISKENIKAGLAGSKAKKLKIGENDPILIRERYVSDPGNRPLEYNIGYYRSDMFTYTIEIRR
- a CDS encoding efflux RND transporter periplasmic adaptor subunit, giving the protein MNKNIKRLLYIIIALVILGLIAYPKIPKGGDKANKAVQAASGPQITVDAVILKKEQLKNQVNTTGSLLADESVTLNAEVAGKIEAISFTEGQKVKKGELLLKLNDEEILAEIEKLRFTVKLNEDNEFRQRQLLEKEAISSEEYETALTTLNTVRSEIKVLQARLEKHYIRAPFDGTVGLRSISEGGYLNPGTRVAELYKINPIKLEFTIPSKYIGVVNVGDRIDFTVDAYDQSFGGTIYAIEPQIDPQTRSIRLRAKADNTGGKLFPGQFARISLTLEVIEDALLVPSEAVIPELNGKKVYLYREGVVNSKQVTSGIRTENRLQIISGLNEGDTVISSGILQIGQGMEVNLNIK